One Anaerohalosphaeraceae bacterium DNA segment encodes these proteins:
- a CDS encoding archease: MWEHFAHQADIGIRGIGATLEEAFAEAAYALMAVMCNPQKVRPLEPVSVSVQMDDRELLLAEWLNQILYEADTRKMFFSRFEVKISGDTLTGVLWGERMDPVRHEAAVEAKAATYQMLKVAFEDGRWIAQCVVDV; encoded by the coding sequence ATGTGGGAGCATTTTGCCCATCAGGCGGATATCGGCATCCGGGGAATCGGGGCGACGCTTGAAGAGGCCTTCGCAGAGGCCGCCTATGCCCTGATGGCCGTCATGTGCAATCCGCAGAAGGTTCGCCCCCTCGAGCCGGTATCGGTTTCGGTTCAGATGGACGACAGAGAGCTGCTTTTGGCCGAATGGCTCAACCAGATTTTGTATGAAGCGGACACACGGAAGATGTTTTTTTCCCGCTTTGAGGTGAAGATTTCCGGCGATACCCTCACAGGCGTACTGTGGGGCGAGCGGATGGACCCCGTACGGCACGAGGCGGCCGTCGAGGCCAAGGCGGCAACGTATCAGATGCTGAAAGTCGCCTTTGAGGATGGACGGTGGATTGCCCAGTGTGTTGTAGATGTTTGA
- a CDS encoding RtcB family protein produces the protein MDRKLVKRRDEYRWLIERTGKMHVDGLIFASESLIAEMDDMVARQVANVACLPGIVGYSYAMPDAHWGYGFCIGGVAAFDPDKGGVISAGGVGFDIACGVRTMHTGLKEKDFLPHRERIADALFRHIPAGVGSTGKIALSIPKLDEVLAGGAVWAVQQGFGTAEDLRFIESGGRLPGADPSKVSDQAKKRQQEEMGTLGSGNHYLEIQKVEEIYDPQTAAAFGLEEGDIKISIHCGSRGLGHQIGTDYLKKMATAAHEAGIELAERELACAPLKSEVGRSYLGAMRSGINCALANRQILMHLVREVFEKEMPGSQIRLLYDVSHNTCQEEEHEIDGRLCRLFVHRKGATRAWGPGHPGLPTEYRSVGQPVLIGGTMGTASYILVGTKEAESLSLSSSCHGAGRQMSRTAATKRWHGKEIIRTLQGRGILIRSASMRGLAEEAPGAYKDVSEVVEVSDKAGLARKVAKLVPLVCIKG, from the coding sequence ATGGACCGCAAACTGGTCAAACGCAGAGATGAATACCGCTGGCTGATTGAGCGAACGGGCAAAATGCACGTGGACGGCCTGATTTTTGCCTCCGAGTCGCTGATTGCCGAGATGGACGACATGGTCGCCCGTCAGGTGGCCAATGTGGCCTGTCTGCCCGGCATCGTCGGCTATTCTTATGCGATGCCCGACGCCCACTGGGGCTACGGCTTCTGTATCGGCGGTGTAGCAGCCTTTGACCCGGACAAGGGCGGGGTCATCTCCGCCGGCGGCGTCGGGTTTGATATTGCCTGCGGCGTGCGGACGATGCATACGGGGCTGAAGGAAAAAGATTTCCTCCCGCATCGCGAGCGCATAGCGGACGCTCTCTTTCGCCATATTCCCGCCGGCGTCGGCAGCACCGGCAAGATTGCCCTTTCCATTCCCAAACTGGATGAAGTGCTGGCGGGTGGGGCGGTATGGGCTGTCCAGCAGGGTTTCGGCACAGCCGAGGACCTTCGCTTTATCGAATCGGGAGGCCGGCTTCCCGGTGCTGACCCCTCCAAAGTCTCCGACCAGGCAAAAAAACGCCAGCAGGAGGAAATGGGCACCCTCGGTTCCGGCAATCATTATCTGGAGATTCAGAAGGTTGAAGAAATCTATGACCCCCAAACCGCCGCGGCCTTTGGTTTGGAGGAGGGCGACATCAAAATCAGCATTCACTGCGGCTCGCGCGGGCTGGGTCATCAAATCGGGACGGATTACCTGAAAAAGATGGCGACGGCGGCCCATGAAGCGGGCATTGAACTGGCCGAGCGGGAACTGGCCTGTGCGCCGCTCAAATCCGAGGTCGGACGCAGCTATCTGGGAGCCATGCGAAGCGGCATCAACTGTGCCCTGGCCAATCGTCAGATTTTGATGCATCTGGTTCGGGAGGTTTTCGAGAAAGAGATGCCCGGCTCGCAAATCCGTCTTCTGTATGATGTCTCGCACAATACCTGTCAGGAGGAGGAACACGAAATCGACGGTCGGCTGTGCCGTCTTTTCGTCCACCGAAAGGGGGCAACCCGTGCCTGGGGACCGGGACATCCGGGACTTCCGACGGAATATCGTTCGGTCGGTCAGCCCGTTCTTATCGGCGGAACGATGGGCACGGCTTCCTATATCCTGGTCGGCACAAAAGAAGCCGAGTCACTTTCGCTTAGTTCCTCCTGCCACGGGGCAGGCCGGCAGATGAGCCGAACCGCCGCCACCAAACGCTGGCACGGCAAGGAAATCATCCGAACTCTTCAGGGACGGGGAATCCTGATTCGAAGTGCTTCGATGCGGGGGCTGGCGGAAGAAGCGCCGGGTGCCTATAAGGATGTCAGCGAGGTTGTCGAGGTCTCCGACAAGGCAGGTTTAGCCCGAAAGGTCGCCAAATTAGTCCCTCTGGTCTGCATCAAGGGCTGA
- the tatC gene encoding twin-arginine translocase subunit TatC, translated as MEQEEELKSMSLGDHLEELRARLILAILGLTVGMGIALFWGRAFLHLILLPFEQAMKTSSLEPSLQAIKVAEPFLVYLKASLVLGLLLSSPWVFYQIWAFVSAGLYRHERRYVYVVAPISVVLFVGGVLFFLLVIAPIALKFFVQFNAGVEYIRYQPSLSDYVSFILLLSVVFGLTFQTPIFIVFAERMGLISLQSLQKARRYIFLASFVIGAIATPPDVITQIALAVPLYLLYEAAMLVCRFWRRRG; from the coding sequence ATGGAACAGGAAGAAGAACTCAAGTCCATGAGTTTAGGCGACCATCTCGAGGAGCTTCGGGCGCGGCTTATTTTGGCTATTTTAGGTCTGACCGTCGGGATGGGAATTGCCCTGTTCTGGGGACGGGCCTTTCTGCATTTGATACTGCTTCCTTTTGAACAGGCGATGAAAACGTCCAGTCTGGAGCCGTCGCTTCAGGCTATCAAAGTGGCCGAGCCGTTTTTGGTTTACCTGAAGGCCTCTCTTGTGCTGGGGCTGCTTTTGTCTTCTCCATGGGTTTTTTATCAAATCTGGGCCTTTGTTTCGGCGGGGCTGTATCGTCACGAACGGCGCTATGTTTATGTCGTTGCCCCGATCAGTGTGGTTCTTTTTGTCGGCGGGGTTTTGTTTTTTTTGCTGGTAATTGCACCGATTGCCCTGAAATTTTTCGTTCAGTTTAACGCCGGTGTGGAGTATATCCGCTATCAGCCCTCTTTGTCGGATTATGTGTCCTTTATTCTGCTGCTTTCTGTGGTCTTCGGGCTGACGTTTCAAACGCCGATTTTTATCGTGTTTGCGGAGCGAATGGGCCTGATTTCTCTGCAATCGCTCCAAAAGGCCCGCCGGTATATTTTTTTGGCGTCCTTTGTCATTGGAGCGATTGCTACACCGCCGGATGTGATTACGCAGATTGCCCTGGCTGTTCCGCTTTATTTACTTTATGAAGCCGCGATGCTGGTCTGCCGTTTTTGGCGGCGGCGGGGATAA
- a CDS encoding twin-arginine translocase TatA/TatE family subunit: MAFIGQWEWAVILIIAVLLFGRRLPEIARSIGRSITEFKKGIKESENEIHKALEDSDKTAEKNLPKNSAQ, from the coding sequence ATGGCTTTTATAGGCCAGTGGGAATGGGCGGTTATCCTGATTATTGCGGTGCTTCTATTCGGTCGGCGTCTGCCGGAGATTGCCCGCAGCATCGGCAGGAGCATCACGGAATTCAAAAAGGGCATCAAAGAATCTGAAAATGAAATTCATAAAGCCCTCGAAGATTCCGACAAGACGGCGGAAAAAAATCTGCCGAAAAATTCCGCCCAGTAA